A stretch of Desulfurivibrio alkaliphilus AHT 2 DNA encodes these proteins:
- the rplO gene encoding 50S ribosomal protein L15, whose amino-acid sequence MLNLSNLSPHPGSRKPKKRVGRGPGTGHGKTSGRGHKGYKARSGSGIKPGFEGGQMPLQRRIPKRGFRNPFRKVYAVVNVQDLNRFEANAQVDRAALVAAGLVSAKEQGIKILGDGELTVALQVSVDKVSDSARSKIEAAGGSVTAAA is encoded by the coding sequence ATGTTGAATTTGAGCAATCTTTCACCCCATCCCGGCTCTCGTAAACCCAAGAAGCGGGTGGGTCGCGGACCCGGCACCGGCCATGGTAAGACCTCCGGCCGGGGTCATAAAGGCTACAAGGCCCGTTCCGGCAGCGGCATCAAGCCAGGTTTTGAAGGCGGCCAGATGCCCCTGCAGCGGCGAATCCCCAAACGCGGCTTCCGCAATCCCTTTCGCAAGGTTTACGCCGTAGTCAACGTGCAGGACCTGAATCGGTTTGAAGCCAATGCTCAGGTTGACCGCGCCGCCCTGGTGGCTGCCGGGCTGGTTTCGGCCAAGGAGCAGGGGATCAAGATCCTGGGTGACGGTGAGTTGACCGTGGCGTTGCAGGTTAGTGTGGACAAAGTCAGCGACTCTGCCCGCAGTAAAATTGAAGCCGCCGGCGGTTCGGTAACCGCTGCGGCCTGA
- the rpmD gene encoding 50S ribosomal protein L30: MAGNELKLTLRKSAIGSTDKIRQTLTGLGLTRTHKTMIRKDTPEIRGMVAKVRHLVDVEEI; the protein is encoded by the coding sequence ATGGCTGGAAATGAACTTAAGCTGACCTTGCGCAAAAGCGCCATCGGCAGCACCGACAAAATTCGTCAGACCCTGACCGGTCTCGGTTTAACCAGAACCCACAAGACCATGATCCGCAAGGATACTCCGGAGATTCGGGGCATGGTCGCCAAGGTCCGTCATCTGGTGGACGTGGAGGAAATATAA